From Caldicellulosiruptor hydrothermalis 108, a single genomic window includes:
- the minD gene encoding septum site-determining protein MinD, which produces MGEVYVITSGKGGVGKTTTTANVGTYLSILGKRVLLIDADIGLRNLDVVMGLENRIVFDIVDVVEGRCKPKQALIKDKRFDGLYLLPAAQSKDKTAVSPEQMKALCEQLKDDFDFILIDCPAGIEQGFKNAIAGAQKAIVVTTPEVSAVRDADRIIGLLEAYELHNPKLIINRIRFDMVKRGDMMDIDDILEILSIELLGIIPDDEKIIISTNKGEPVVMDEKSRAGQEYRNIARRILGENIPIVSEEENLGFLGRLKRFLGLNNS; this is translated from the coding sequence ATGGGTGAGGTTTATGTAATTACATCTGGTAAGGGTGGAGTGGGGAAAACAACAACCACTGCAAATGTAGGGACATATTTGAGCATTTTAGGGAAAAGAGTACTTTTGATTGATGCTGATATAGGTCTTAGAAATTTGGATGTTGTTATGGGACTTGAGAACAGAATTGTGTTTGACATTGTAGATGTTGTCGAGGGAAGATGCAAGCCCAAACAGGCACTAATTAAAGATAAAAGATTTGATGGGCTTTATTTGCTTCCTGCTGCTCAATCAAAAGACAAAACTGCTGTTTCACCTGAACAGATGAAAGCTTTGTGCGAACAGTTGAAGGACGATTTTGATTTTATCTTGATTGACTGTCCTGCGGGGATTGAGCAAGGCTTTAAAAATGCAATTGCAGGTGCACAAAAAGCAATTGTGGTAACAACCCCTGAAGTCTCTGCTGTACGTGATGCCGACAGGATTATTGGTCTTTTAGAAGCATATGAGCTGCACAATCCTAAGCTTATCATAAACAGAATAAGGTTTGATATGGTAAAACGTGGAGATATGATGGATATTGACGATATTCTCGAAATTCTTTCGATAGAACTTCTTGGAATAATACCTGACGATGAAAAGATTATAATCTCTACTAACAAAGGAGAACCTGTTGTAATGGACGAAAAATCAAGAGCAGGACAAGAGTACAGGAACATAGCAAGAAGAATCTTGGGGGAGAATATCCCTATTGTGAGCGAGGAAGAAAATTTAGGATTTTTGGGTAGGCTTAAAAGGTTTTTGGGGTTAAATAATTCTTAG
- the rodA gene encoding rod shape-determining protein RodA gives MMVQNEQTIKKRFNVVITILMIILCLTGFILIASATNVLETGKYKLVISQVIWFCLGLSLYFIFSLIDYRIFANFYVIIYMIMVILLLYVDIKGINVLGGQRWIKIGPFSFQPSEISKLLMVVFFAKVVTMQENINKFKTLAKVLIFTAIPIVLVLKQPDLGTASVFIAIIATILFVAGLDLRYFYAAIGALLVFIPIAWEFVLHEYQKDRIRIFLNPQLDPMGKGWQVIYSQIAIGSGRVFGKGLFMGTINRLDYLPVKESDFIFGVAGEELGFVGCIIIITVYALLILNLIRIASTCKEKLASYIVAGVAGMFSFQMFVNIAMTLGIMPVTGIPLPFVSYGGSSMLTSMASLGIVQSIYRENIKTMF, from the coding sequence ATGATGGTCCAAAACGAGCAAACAATAAAAAAAAGGTTCAATGTTGTCATAACCATTTTAATGATAATTCTTTGTCTTACTGGATTTATTCTAATTGCAAGTGCAACTAATGTTCTGGAGACAGGAAAATATAAACTGGTCATTTCGCAAGTCATCTGGTTTTGTTTGGGACTGAGCTTGTACTTCATTTTTTCATTAATTGACTATAGAATATTTGCAAACTTTTATGTTATTATTTATATGATAATGGTTATTCTGCTTTTGTATGTAGACATAAAAGGCATAAATGTGCTTGGCGGTCAGAGATGGATAAAAATTGGACCATTTTCGTTTCAACCGTCTGAGATTTCTAAATTGCTCATGGTAGTGTTTTTTGCAAAAGTTGTTACGATGCAGGAAAATATTAATAAATTCAAAACATTGGCCAAAGTATTAATTTTCACTGCAATTCCTATAGTTCTTGTTTTAAAACAACCTGACTTGGGAACAGCTTCTGTGTTCATCGCCATAATTGCTACAATTTTATTTGTTGCAGGGCTGGACTTGAGATATTTCTATGCAGCAATTGGTGCACTTTTGGTTTTTATTCCTATTGCATGGGAATTTGTTCTTCATGAATATCAAAAAGATAGAATAAGAATATTTTTAAATCCTCAGCTTGACCCGATGGGAAAAGGATGGCAGGTAATATACTCTCAGATAGCTATAGGGTCAGGAAGAGTATTTGGCAAAGGCTTATTTATGGGAACAATCAACAGACTTGATTATCTTCCTGTGAAAGAATCTGACTTTATATTTGGTGTAGCAGGTGAAGAACTTGGGTTTGTAGGATGTATAATTATAATAACAGTATATGCGCTGCTTATACTGAACCTTATTAGAATAGCTTCCACATGCAAAGAAAAGCTTGCATCTTACATTGTTGCTGGAGTTGCAGGAATGTTTAGTTTTCAGATGTTTGTCAATATTGCAATGACTCTTGGGATAATGCCTGTGACTGGAATTCCTCTGCCGTTTGTAAGCTATGGTGGAAGTTCGATGCTTACTTCCATGGCATCACTTGGAATTGTGCAAAGCATTTATAGGGAAAATATAAAAACTATGTTTTGA
- the minC gene encoding septum site-determining protein MinC codes for MNEPVVLKGFGKGIAVILDSSCDFETICDHFKQKVINGKNFFSGYEIPIQFIGRKLNSYELQKLIEIMKTFGGVHDIIFPWDEISFHNLISTSEERVENIKEEKLNAKVHKGTLRSGQVITSESDLIIIGDVNPGAEVISKNNIIVLGALRGIAHAGISGNKNAVVFALEMDPVQIRIANIIARAPDEENKREKSVAEIAYIENDAIVVKPVTQF; via the coding sequence TTGAATGAACCTGTTGTGTTAAAAGGGTTTGGGAAAGGAATTGCTGTCATTTTGGATAGCAGTTGTGATTTTGAGACAATCTGTGATCACTTTAAGCAAAAAGTTATAAACGGCAAAAATTTTTTTTCAGGATATGAGATTCCTATCCAGTTCATAGGAAGGAAGCTTAACAGTTATGAGCTTCAAAAGCTAATAGAGATAATGAAGACATTTGGAGGAGTGCATGATATAATATTTCCATGGGACGAGATTAGTTTTCATAATCTTATTTCAACTTCAGAGGAACGAGTTGAAAATATAAAAGAAGAAAAGCTCAATGCAAAGGTGCACAAAGGTACTCTGCGTTCAGGACAAGTTATAACCTCAGAGTCTGATCTGATAATTATAGGGGATGTAAATCCCGGAGCAGAGGTGATATCCAAAAATAACATTATTGTCCTGGGAGCGCTCAGAGGGATTGCACATGCAGGCATTTCAGGGAACAAAAATGCTGTCGTTTTTGCGCTTGAGATGGACCCTGTTCAAATCAGGATTGCCAATATAATTGCAAGGGCACCTGATGAGGAAAATAAACGTGAAAAGTCAGTTGCTGAGATAGCTTATATAGAAAATGATGCGATAGTTGTTAAGCCTGTTACGCAATTTTAA
- the minE gene encoding cell division topological specificity factor MinE produces MFEFFNKFFNKQSSKDIAKERLKLVIIHDRANVSPELLELIKNEILKAIQKYIVIDDKLLEIQITRTPSEQKGEFVPALIANIPIKSVKKTEILNNEADD; encoded by the coding sequence ATGTTTGAATTTTTTAACAAGTTCTTTAACAAACAATCTTCAAAGGATATTGCAAAGGAAAGGTTGAAACTTGTTATTATTCACGACAGGGCAAACGTGTCTCCAGAACTTTTAGAGCTGATAAAGAATGAAATTTTAAAAGCTATACAAAAATACATAGTGATTGACGACAAGCTCTTGGAAATTCAAATAACCAGAACACCGTCTGAGCAGAAAGGTGAATTTGTTCCTGCACTTATTGCCAATATTCCTATAAAATCTGTAAAGAAAACTGAGATTTTAAACAACGAGGCTGATGACTAA